ACTCTCCTACATCACCCAACtaatttctttccctatttttcaacaaaaatagaaatgagAGATTTGACCATGATGTccaacataattatatatacacacacagtCTAATTATAGTACTATACTCCTACCTAGTTGGGGAGCATCCTAGTTTGTGTTTTTGGTTTGGATCTTTGCAAAGTCCAGTGTCTTTTTCCCTTGCAACTTGTTTGTTACATAGTGTTTACTGTACTCCCCATGATTGTATCTTCTATACATGCATGGGTGGTTTTCATCCACAAATTCTGGCATTGGACCAAGCTCTACCTCATAGCTGGGAGCAAAAAATGTCACAATTGATAGTCTATCTTTCTCCTCATGAGCCACTGCTCTATGCTCCACACTCCTGTATTTTCCATTTGTAAGAACCTGCATCATGCAAAAAAGGATCAAATCTAGCATACAAAACAGCTCAAAAAGGAATGACAAATGAAGGAAAGAAACTACTACTCCTCGTACTACTACCAACTTTGTTAGAAGTTTCACGTTGattagagataaagtcaattcAAAATGTATAAGTGAAGTGCAAAATTCGTTTTACAAGCCGGTTTGGTTTGTGGGATTGcattagacttaaaatctacGCTTTAAGATAATATTTGAATCATGATTAGAGTttgatatttcttgtttcttattATCGTAGACGAGATGTCTACAGGAATaaacataaaaggaaaaagagaaaaaaagtgaagtAGCCTTACTTCTATCGTGTCTCCAATGTTGATGACAAGAGCATTTGGAATTGGCTGAATAGGAAGCCATGTATTGTTCTTGAGTATCTGAAGTCCCACTGGGCCTCCCTTTGCTTGCTGCAGCACAGTGAGAGCACTTCCATCTGAATGGGGACTCAGACCCAAAACCAGGTCAGGCCTAGAACATGGAGGGTAGTAGTTCATCCTTATGGCTTGCACTGATACACCAAACATCTTCTCAAACACATCCCCTTTCAAATCCAGGCCTAAAGCTATGTCTTTCAACAGATTATAGCACAGTTTCCTTATTTCTCTTGAGTACTCTTCCACCGTTTCACTGTCATATTACgagatttatataaaaatctgAGATTTTGATTCAAGAACTGTGATTTGTTCTCATATGGAACTGTTATGTGCATTATAACATTACCTGAATCTTTCTGGTCTCTTTGGCCATAGATTTGGGTTCCTTAGATATTCAGGTTCGAGTCCAAGAGCAAACATGTTGCACCAGTCCAACTTCTGGTCCTCTGAGAAAACAAAAGCTTGTCCGTATCCTTGAACAGTACCAGGAGCCATAGGGTATTTCTGTTTCTCTTCCAAAGGTAGCATGAAAAACTCCCTGCTCAGGTTCTCTATTCTCTCTAGCAGATTGAGGTCAATCTCGTGATTGATTACCTAATGATAATGATGACCACTACCAACATTAGCTTCCACGAAGGAATATGTCACAAAAACATGTGCAAGTTTGATGAGTTAATGAAAGTAGTGTTATCAAACAATAGTAGTGTTGCCAAGAACCAAATGGTATTCACCTGAAAAAATCCCCACTCTTGGCAAGCAGTTGCAAGATTGAAAATTTCGTCTTTGTTTCCTTTGGTAAGCTTAGAAAAATCAATGACAGGCATGTGAGTATCTGGTGGAGGAAGAGGTGTGGTAGGAAGTGTTGGTCTGTCTGTCATGTCTCTTACAAATCTGTGTGGAACTGTTCTTGGCTTTGTTTTTCTAAGCTCTTGGACATCATCAATATGCCCAACTTTCACAGGAGAATTAGGTACAGGAGCCATGGAAACAGAATCTGGACACTACACAATCACAATGCCTCTTACTCTATATCTCAACCCTCTCAACCATCTTCTATTTATAGTGGAATTTAGACCTTTATGACGTTGCATATTAAAAATTACCAACTCATAATAATTATGCATAATTGGCACATGAATCATGTTGTTGAGTGAATTTGACTTCCTTTCACACCCTACTCCCAAGTACTTAATATCTACTCTTGCATCAGTTGAAGTCTTTCATTAAATTATCAGATATTATCGATCAAAGTTTCACCACGACTAAAAATAAGACTAATaatatataggtttaaacctctttttggtctctaagttatgagcggatgttcaatttagtctccgcttttaaaaatgtaaatctttgattcctaagttataaaaaatgtattaaatgagtccttttttgatgttcattatcaaagtacaaagagtaatctaaagtgctgttattattaagaaacaaatcagagcaatctaaagatgtagcagttgttaagaaacaaccaaaaacagtatttcaagtcaaaaaaagactcatttgatacattttttataatttagggaccaaagatttacatttttaaaaacggagactaaactgaacattcgtttataacttagagacaaaaaaaagtttaaacctaatatataaaagaagtgACTGCAAAACTCGTCTTAAAACCCGATTTTGTAGTAACATACATTTAGAGCAGTTTGGTGGGAAGAAAAGAAGCAAGTTGAGAGTGATTTGCAAGTTGAAGAAGTGAGATTTGAAGTGGTACCAAAAATATACCTTACCATACCATACTTTGCATTGGCATTATAAATGACTGATTGGGTTTGGAATCATTATTATGGACATTTGGTGCATTTTTGAGACTCCATGATCAGTTGTGACACCAATAATTTATCGGCCAATGAATGCAGTTTAGAAGGAACAGAGCTCTTTCTTAATGCCTTTTTCTCCGtcaaaaagaggaagaaatatCTATGGAAGTGCAGATGCCACATGCTAAGTGCTGTAACATACACCACGTCCTTTTCTCTATGCTAGTGCTacaatttaacaattttaaaacttCTATTCTGTTTCCATGCTATTGGTTTCTAAAATCATTAATCAGTCACTAATAATTAAGCAATCAAAATGAATGACATCAAACTTTACTTCCTTAGTAATATTATAGCCACAAAATTATAGCATCAGCTTTGAATCTCTTTCCAACTCTTAATTAACTGATATGCGTGATATCATCAACCACATCACATGTTCAAATACATTAGGAAGTATGATTTCCAAGAGGAAATGAAATTACATTAACACCCCCTATTGTCTTTTTAGATATtacatttacaattttttactttgaaaacatttttcaagCATCTTATGTAGattgtatattattatataatatatctatattAAGAAATTCATAACAATGTATCAAAGTGACTCAATTTAAggttaaactaaaaataaatcgGTTTAACTTGACTCATTctgtaatgaataaaaaaattgtaatacaTTTAGATTCACATGTATTAgtatattaatgaattaaatatttttctttcgatttattttatatatttttgtagtaCAAAGTATATCAAATATTGTTTGAATGATATGAAAGTAAAAAAGTGTAGTAGTATAAGTAGTAGGACCATTGACGAAAGAAAATGCCCCCATTTTGCAGACCAAATATAGTGTAATATGTCATGCTGCCTTTCTCCACCTTCCCACGTTTCATCCCTCTTACTTTTTCTCTCCCACATCTCTTATGGTTAAGGTAACAGTTATCATTTTCATCGTATTAACAcgaaaatgatgttaaaatattataaaaaaatacggttaaaatatcattatttattgatttataaattacattataaaaataagaaatgaaactCAATATTATTCATTGTATAAGAAATTACTTATAAGTTTTTGGATTAAGAATTaccattaaaaaaacataattgaagCATAATTTGATTTGACCTgcattatatgaaaattaatgtGACTTATAAGAATCTTTGTACCTAACAATTATTGATTATATAGTTTCCTAACTTGGAGAATTTTAGTGAGGCAAGTTTTCTTATATGATGCCAATAATACAAATGATACAAAGAGAAAGGAACAAATTTAAAGTTGTGAGTGGAGAGTTCCACTAAAGGTATATAGATACTAACAGCATGCTGCACTCTGTGTCTATTGAAATGGAAATATATGCAGAAGAAAGTAAGATGGTATTGGAATCACTGAAAAATTAcacacaacaaacaaacaacacattaaTGGAGGTTTCGttgctttctttttctaaatcCTGCCTTCttcaataagaaaattatactttattattatttcttacaaagtgaaaaatcatagataatatactttaatacatctttagattaaatataagtacctttataaattaaatatagttttttttgtgttaaatatatttttagattttaaattttgacataaaattagaatttttttattttttataatttaattcttaaattttaaaaataaataaatataattatcttaatttatattaaatttatagattaaatatgtttttgatccgtaaaaattggaattagtccctcttcaaaactttggcctaatttagtctctcaactttacaaatgtatgaatttagttcttttaactaaattttgttaggttttttttatgtttcaagcatgtttcctAATAGTATTTAGGTTGTTTACggtttgatacatttttgtttcaattttaactgagaaatgcgtttcaaatataaaataaagttaacaaaatttggttgaaagaattaaattcatacatttctaaagttgagaaACTAAATTAGGTCAAAATTTTGAGGaagaattaatttcaattttcactaaaaattaaagaatcaaaaacatatttaatcctaaatttattttacataataaataatattttagactaacctttaaaatatttatatatctaaCACATtctaaactaaatattaatttaaatatttttaatatatagaaaattaatattattaaattaaaataattatatctatttttttttaattttgaaactaagatatattaaaattatacataaaaaaaagttagattttgaaaaatagaaaactgTAGAAAGTTTTGGAAACCGaaagatttttatttgaaaagtgaATAGATGTTTGAGGTGACAACTCTTACAGTCTTGATTCTAAGAATTTGTACatcaaaagaaaatactaaaaaaataatagaaaattatattatcctTTGTATTTTAATTGACATTAGGTTATTGATTGGATAGGGTGTAatgattttaattgatatttatagattttaatttatttgagtgCAGTTCAACTCAGTTAAAACAtgataattgaatataaaatatttaagttgacttaattgtttgttgataaagcatgtaaattttattattatagggtagaattattaaaaactaaaaaaaaagtaaagtaagtttataatatatataattttaaatcatttcaacataaatttaaattgaaacttCTAATTATAAATAGACATGGTTGTTATTAAATATGCTTTGtgtaaaatattcataattaagCACCAAAATCttatcattaatatataatcattatattaaatatatttaaaagaacaaTACACATTGAGTCAAatttagaaaactataaaatataatattttaaaatctaaatatgtGATGATAAACTTGATTAAGAAATTGAGCTATGATACGAGAATTATTCACCAATATGAGATTAATTAActcacttaaaaaataatatatgattctTAACATCATAAGTGGTTGTCGAATATGTAAAGTTCAAATTTCACTATGATCAAACCTGGAATTTGAATGATTTCATGATAATATTCAGTATCTTTTTTCAGAAATAAATGAAGTGATAatattcattcaattcttttactttgaattttatttttcttttactaaatttttaagGAATATATATGAGATTTAAGTAagttttttgtttggttttattaaagaaatcaCTTATATTGCTAAGTAAAGGATTAGAAATTAATTGAAGCATCAAGTTGAGGGTTTAGGTAAGAATCACTTAGCTTATTATTTTTAGCATTTTTAATTTGAGGCACTACAAGATTCTTCATAGGGCATTCTAGATTATGGAAGCTTTAGCTTTCAACATATTCAAAAAATGTTGATTCCTTATCCTAttatctctttaaaaaaaactttatattattccacaattttattttcaagtttagTGTTTGTGGATTACAAATAATGAATAAGATCAGTTTTAATTCGAATTATATTGAATCCAatcaaaatgtatttatttatttatatggtcagaaaatttgaaaaaattgatccATCTTTATCTagatattcaaaattattcttatttattcattttaaaattttcaattgatgaatttattCTTCCATAAACATAAGAAGGGTTGACCCAAAGATGGTTTGGGTGGAGTCTActaaaaaatatcttaacaaaatttgattctGTTAAGATTGAAAGGATATCTAGACTAAGattgagaaaaaataataattgaagtaAATATCtagacttaattattttatcaacaaTTACATATATTTCTCTCTAAACATGtgttaattattatatgtaaaaacttattataaaagagaaattaaaaaaatttaaataaatctatctatgcaaaatcaatcaataataatttaaaaacctATATGGAAAAAagtctataaattaatttattaactaatttcaatttattgaaaagctctattaatttacttatttctagaaaatatttataaagaatgaTGGTAACTTCAcaaacattacaaaaaaaaaatactacacaaaataaaacacataaaacTCACTAGTAGTTAAGCACTATCATTAACATTGTATACTGGAAAAAGTTACatatgaaaaatgaatattGAATGTCATGATACAAGATAAACCACAGAAGCATTAAGAAGAGAGGAATTTTCAACTTGTgatagaagaataaaaaatttagataaactttattCTTTGCAGAATATGACAACATTAACGAATTTAAGATTAAACCATCCCTATGGACAAGAAAAGGGACAGGACAAGATAAACTGTGTCAATCATGTGTTGTCATTTTAGTATAAGAGATTTGACTTTTGTTAAACTCAATTTTCAGTATCTTGAATTATACTGTGTAGTGTAATTCTCCACTAACATGGATCAAAAGTACATGAAATAAATTCTCAGTCGTCAAAACAGGAAATACAGGCTAATACTTCTGACAAGATGATGCAATGCACAGATTCCATGCTATGTATAAACAGTTAACCAGATCACAGAGGGTACATagagaaaagaaatggaaataGATGTTAAAGCATTGCTTGGTAACACACGCACAAGGAAAGTTTCTGCATGGATTTctattcattcaaaactttgATATGATAACATAAAAGGAGAGAATGTCATCAAGAATGGAGCTATTATAACTATATAAGTATTCAAAGCCCTCAAAAATGGTTGCCTAACATTGCAGACTCTATATTCTTGTACCTGGGGCTCCAGCTATGTGGAGCAAAGAATGTAGCACTGAACTAACATAATATGATATCATCCGGCATCATCACTTGACAGCCAGGAATCCCTTCCCTCTTTCTAACCCATAAAATTTAAGGGTGTGTGTTATACCCTATCCACATTAAGAAAAACCTCAAATGAAAATCTGTTACAAAATTTTCTAATCAATCACATTTTGTACAAATGTACACAAGGGTAACAGATCGCCTTCAACCGGCCGGCTTAGCAGGTTTCTAAGTGCTAGAATTGGTAGGTATCTTTTAGCCTCTTTCTTCACAATGCCGTCTCAGTAGAGAagtaaaaccaaaaaaaaaaattaattatatacagGATCAAGTTAATCTCTAGCACCACCAAGACCAGCGCGGCTTATTGCTTTTGATGCTGTCCAAACAAGACGTACAAGCTCGTCTACATCCTGGAAGCTGAAATCAACAACACTCCGAATAGAAGCTATACAGTCCTTATTCCTTGATTCTTCCAGGATCACACTAGCAGCCGCAAAAGTGCTCTGACATTTCCTAGAAGCCTCCATTGACAAATGTATGTCCTTAGTCTGCAAAATCACAAAAACTTAGACCTAACTTTCGATAAATAATTGTACTCAATAACTACAAAAGCTAGAGCAGTTAACATCGCGCCTTGGTGGCTTATTGGTCATGGGTTTGAACCCAGAAACAATCTGTTTGCATATGTAAGGGTAATGCTGTGTACAATAATCCATCCCCATATCTTTGCATTGAGCAGAACCTTCTGGCACCCGGGTACCTTAggttttagtattttataattacaCAAGCTAACTGCTTATATTGCTGAATTTTTCCACCACCTGTCCACCAAATTCTAAAACAGGCATTGCATCATAAGTTTCCAATAGTAAAGTATTAGTTGCTCATATGACAACACCACATACTTACTACATAACAGAATGACTCTGATTATGCAATGGAAAATGGCCTGTGGATTAAAATCTGAGCTACTATAGCATGGCAAAAACAGCTGACATCCATCTTGATTTTCTCTCAAACAACAGAACCACGTTTCCAACTACTATTCCTTACCAAACTACTCTCAGATCCCCCAACAACaacccttggtacttcaacATTAACATATAGAGATAAACTATCAACTAGAATATAAGGTTTGTCATCAATTGAAACTTACAAAATCAAGAAGCCTGATTAAACTTGGACGAGTTCGCGCAGATATGACGTGGTTGATAGCAACATGACTATTGGTACCCCTAGGCAAAGTAGCCCTATCTGCTGCTGCCTGATTGTTCAGGTTATCAACATCGGATGCAGAAGATGAAGGAGATTCGCCTAAACAGTAGAGTAAAAAAGCAGTGCTACATCATTGACTTTGACCACTTAATACATTCATGCATTCATCAAACAAGGCTGTCAGGCTATCCGGACTGGATCCGTGAACTGGCTTTAGTGTAACACATTtcaataaagagaaaaataacaccagattttgatttttttttttttagatataaaaGAACTACTACATCACTAGTTAGCTTTCAGCTTTTCATCATGTGTAGATGTATCatttactaattttgtttattttctggTGGAATAAGTATGCAAGTATAAGAATAATGCAAAATCAACTTTCAACAATACCTGACAAGCCAGAAGACTTATACAGTTGTATGAAAACAATGTTCCAATACCTTGAGAAGCCAAGTGAAGAGTTGATTGTAACTCATGTCGATCTCTGTTAGTACTGGAATTCTTACAGTAGACCACTCTCATGTATGCCACCTCCATGCATTTATATGCCAAAGCAGCAGCAGCCATTTCTTGACGAGCTTCATATTCAAGGGCACAACATCTGAAAACATTTAAGACATTGTATGATTAAAGGTCAATTGCATAGCACGAGAGAAAGACAATAATGCAACAAACttctaaaagttatttaatggattttaactttttattataatgacaTGGCTGGACTTCTTTAAAAGCATtgcaaattacaattaaaacgTTGTTATAAGCCTtaatttccaaataaaaaagaatcacccacattattttaaaaaaagtctGGCCAACTAATGAGTTAAACATATGAACGCCAAAGCTAGGCTAATTTATAAACCACCCAAGATTTTCAGCTCATTAAGCTGTTAATGAACCAAGGAAGCCAGGAACCCGAGAGGTGACACTCACTCCAGCCTTATTTATAACGAACCAAGTTGCATGCTATCAAATCACTTTCCCTCAAAATGTACTAACGATCAATAACTGAATTAAGGTCAAAACCTAAGATCCTACAAAAATAACACTTACTTAGAGCTTCAGAATTTTCACTTACTTGAAAAGTTTGGCCGCAGTAGCATAAATTTGCATTTGACTCATTTCCCCAAGTTTGCTACTGTCATTGTgacaattttctaaaatagatGCTCCATGCAAAAACTTCAACCCAGCTTGAAAGTATGTCTCGTTGCTTTCAAAGTCAAACCCAGAGTTCTATAAAACAACAGTATTTATACCACCGGTTAGAAAATGAGAGGTGCTAGATCAAACCAAATACATCAAGTAAAATCTCAAAATAATCAACTAACCTTATAATTATCTGCTCTATCTTTTAGTTTTGTGGCTTCTTCCAGGGTGTCAACAGTAGTTTGGTTAAAATTTGTTCTCAGAGGACTTGAAAAAGAGGGTTGCTGATCAGGCAGGGAATTTCCAGAGCTACAATTAACTCCAGCATTGTTACTAATATCAGCAAAATTCCTCATAGACTTGACCAAATCACCATTGTCGGAAACATTGACGGGATGCTCATTAGCCATTCCTCCCTTTTGATACTGAGGTACAGTTCTAGAACCCATATTCAATGCTTCCCTTTTAAGTTCACCTGCTGCAGATGAGAGAACTTTCGATTTCCCAACTCTTGATTCTGTGATTACATGATTAGCTTTGTTTTCTTCCTCAAAATCGTGAGTTGAGTCTTGCCGGGTGATAGCCTTTCTCTCATTGCCACGTTGAACATCAATCTCTGGAGCTGATTTCTCAAAGTCTCTTGGTTTTATCTCAGTTTGCTTTCCAGTTTCATTTGGCCCTTGTATTAAAGCACTTTTCTGACTAGTAATCTCAATTTCACTCTTAGACTTGGGTAAAGTatatttaacaacattttttgtcTCAGCATCAGATGCATGGTTACTGGGATCAGCTGCTGAATCATACCTCCCACCTTTTTTTGAATGGACAGTCTCTGAAACTGATGTCTTTATGTTATCGGTACAAACATGAGAAGAAATTTTTTTGCCTTTCTCCTTGCTGTTCAATGATGTAACCTTACCAGATTTCTGCCAAGAAAGTTCACTTTCCAGGTTTTCCTTCTTTACTTTCTCCTCTTTATGTACACCATTGGCACAATAGCCAGATTGTTCAACATGAACACCACCTTCAAGCAAATGATTATTCTTTAGTTCAGAAGGATTTTTAGTTTGGAGCCTGCATTTGTCTTTAGCATCCTCAACCTGGTTCTCTGTGGAAGATAATTTGTGGGATGTAGTATGTAAATCATGCGGAATTCTACCCTCCTTCAATTTTACTGATAGTTTTCTGTCCCTGTTATCCACACTTCTCTTGGAACCTACCGCAGACTGTCCACCTTTTGTAACATTGTCTTTCACTGAAGTGTCTACTACTGCAAAATTATTCTTATCCAAGTTGAAGGCCCTCAAAGGTGACGAGGTAACAGATTCAACAGGTGAACTTCTCACATCTTCAAGCTTCGTTTTAGCTTTATGAGAACCTGAAACTTTAGAAGAGCTTGAAGTTGCTGCCAATGAATGTGGTCTAGAGTCCAAATCCTTGCGCACTTGATCAATACCATCTGAAGCATGAAGAGATGCAACATTTTTCCTATGCTTCCTTAGTTGGTTGCGTTTGTCACCAAGTCTGACTTCTGTGCCAACAGCCATATGGTCCCCATTGCCTGCCCTGCAAACTTCCCTTATACCACCCTTGCTTAATTTATTGTCGCCTTCATTTACTGACTTTAAAATTCTGtacttcttttctttgccaaATTCTGTTGCATCACCCTCTTCACCATACTGCTTTTCATCATCAAGCCGGTCCttcaatttccttttcttcattAAACCAGATGAGACCTGAGCTTGATCTCCCTCTTTCTTTACAGTGACTGGTAATCTGTCAGATGCATCCTCAGATAAACAATATTCATCATACTTTCTCATATCCTTCCCACTAGCTTTTGTTGGCAAACCATTTCTTGAATATAGAGACACCTTCTCAAGGTTCATGTCAGAATTTGATTGAATATTGGCAGAGAAaacattttcagtttttaatttcttcGGAGGTCCCGATTTATATTGTTCAGCATCCACCTTCCGTTTCAACTTAACATGCTTTCTATCACCTGCTCATGTGTGAAAATAacattgaaattattaattaagaataCCTACAATTTcttattaacaaaaacaaataacatatcATCTCTGAAATGAAAGAAGTACCTCCATTCACTTGCTTTTCATTCTCTTTAGGCACATGTTTCTCTTCTATCATGTTGTCAGGCCTACTAAGATGTTTAGAAGAGTTTGTCATCTTCTTCACTGGGTTTAAGTCAGCAGGATGCTGATTCAAGCCGTTCAAGCTTCTATTTTTTCCAGATACTTGAACATTGGCCTTCACTGAATTTGAGAACCGATGCATGTCATTATTAATTCCAGACATTGTCTTTTCCTTAATAACAAGTTTCTTCCTTCCTCGGTCAGACATATCAGAACTAGACATATTTTGATTTAGGCCATACTGTAAAGAATTTGGAGAGCTAACTCCAATCGCAGTTTCAGTGCCATGGCTTTGCATGTTATTTTGAACCTGGGAAATTGGCATTTGATATAACGCATAAAGTGCTTTTGTTGTCTCATCCTCACTGAACTCACAAGAATTCATCCCAGGCCTAACAACAAATTTAGAGAACAATGAGAAGGCAAATAACACAGAGCACAAAAGAAAATGCACACATAGAAATTAAAAGATAGAAGAAATAGTCCATATATATAATACCGATACTAAGCATATACTCAGCATAATGTGGCCAGGCATAACCAAAATGAGCAATCAACTTACAGCCAATTTAGCATGCTACACAGCCATTTCTCTGGAAGGTGCTCAGGCTTCATACCAGTAGGTAGGAGCCGCCATTTCTGGCAACTGTCACAACATACCCAATCTTCTTCAATAAGTTGAGGTACAGCTACTGCTGATGAAATCATCTCAGGTGCAACGTTGTTTTCAGCTATAGGACATGAAGCCGAAGTATCATTAATGCATGGCCCAGCTAGCACCTGCTTGACAACTTTATGGCCACTCATTCTCTCCTTTGCTTTAATCCCAAATGCACTCTGTTTTCCATTActaatttttgcattttttatttcaccATTTCCAGCAAGACTGTCAACTTTCCGTTCtgatcttttttctttcattgaatcCCTGTTACCATCACTGAAATTTTTGTCCAACAGAGACCTTgacttcattttatttatacaagtACTGTCAAAGCCAGTACTCCCTTTCTCAATTACCATTGCATTATTAGTACCACCAAAGCTTTTCTTTCTTGCAATTGCCTTAGCTTTTCCAGGACTCTGATTACCTTTCGACTTATTCTTCCGCTCAGACACAGCCTTTATTTTCTGACGGGTCTCAGACTTATGATCTGCCTTACATTTTAGTACCTCACGTTCAACCTTATTGGAAATAATGGAAGTATTACTTGAGTTATTATTCATAGGGTCTGTAGAATTATCCTTGTGGGAACTTTCCAGATTATGTTCTGGAGCCTTTTTCAGAAAACCATTTCCTACATTTTGTTTCACAGTCTTCCCAAAATCTTGACCAGATATCGATTCTAACGACTCTTCCTTCAATGCTTCTTCAGAAGCCATTCTGCCCAGCACCCCATTCTCATTAACCTCCTTGGAGGCTTTAGAAGCTTTAGCAGTGACTTCAGCAAATTCACCAGCATCACAAATTGAGCTTGACAGAGGTGTCCATTTCAATTCATTAGGCAGGAAATCTTTACAATCCGGTGTTCtatttcctatttttttctttttatgcaaTGTAGTTTCCTTCTCGGAAAGGG
This DNA window, taken from Vigna radiata var. radiata cultivar VC1973A chromosome 5, Vradiata_ver6, whole genome shotgun sequence, encodes the following:
- the LOC106762170 gene encoding uncharacterized protein LOC106762170 isoform X1 encodes the protein MKEDTELEEGEAFYYKDDDEDNIDPDSFSYIDEKIQHVLGHFQKEFEGGVSAENLGAKFGGYGSFLPTQERSPRLLSHPRTPQRNHSSPKFNNNPHMEAVSHNRKAPTNVPHPSRIENASHSSHLFRDLREASANDSVKKEEGISSCDQAERCTLKDDTTKNTENSTDQRTLKLRIKMKSNILAQKNAEIYSGLGLDDSPSSSMDNSPVESEGMPPVSQESDADSPTGMIQVMSYFPIPGGVLISPLHESVLNLIKNDNKANGDSRFSYPLNGHQDSLNEPDSFVRAGHLKKNTVRMARQSEKQLELKHPNGTLSEKETTLHKKKKIGNRTPDCKDFLPNELKWTPLSSSICDAGEFAEVTAKASKASKEVNENGVLGRMASEEALKEESLESISGQDFGKTVKQNVGNGFLKKAPEHNLESSHKDNSTDPMNNNSSNTSIISNKVEREVLKCKADHKSETRQKIKAVSERKNKSKGNQSPGKAKAIARKKSFGGTNNAMVIEKGSTGFDSTCINKMKSRSLLDKNFSDGNRDSMKEKRSERKVDSLAGNGEIKNAKISNGKQSAFGIKAKERMSGHKVVKQVLAGPCINDTSASCPIAENNVAPEMISSAVAVPQLIEEDWVCCDSCQKWRLLPTGMKPEHLPEKWLCSMLNWLPGMNSCEFSEDETTKALYALYQMPISQVQNNMQSHGTETAIGVSSPNSLQYGLNQNMSSSDMSDRGRKKLVIKEKTMSGINNDMHRFSNSVKANVQVSGKNRSLNGLNQHPADLNPVKKMTNSSKHLSRPDNMIEEKHVPKENEKQVNGGDRKHVKLKRKVDAEQYKSGPPKKLKTENVFSANIQSNSDMNLEKVSLYSRNGLPTKASGKDMRKYDEYCLSEDASDRLPVTVKKEGDQAQVSSGLMKKRKLKDRLDDEKQYGEEGDATEFGKEKKYRILKSVNEGDNKLSKGGIREVCRAGNGDHMAVGTEVRLGDKRNQLRKHRKNVASLHASDGIDQVRKDLDSRPHSLAATSSSSKVSGSHKAKTKLEDVRSSPVESVTSSPLRAFNLDKNNFAVVDTSVKDNVTKGGQSAVGSKRSVDNRDRKLSVKLKEGRIPHDLHTTSHKLSSTENQVEDAKDKCRLQTKNPSELKNNHLLEGGVHVEQSGYCANGVHKEEKVKKENLESELSWQKSGKVTSLNSKEKGKKISSHVCTDNIKTSVSETVHSKKGGRYDSAADPSNHASDAETKNVVKYTLPKSKSEIEITSQKSALIQGPNETGKQTEIKPRDFEKSAPEIDVQRGNERKAITRQDSTHDFEEENKANHVITESRVGKSKVLSSAAGELKREALNMGSRTVPQYQKGGMANEHPVNVSDNGDLVKSMRNFADISNNAGVNCSSGNSLPDQQPSFSSPLRTNFNQTTVDTLEEATKLKDRADNYKNSGFDFESNETYFQAGLKFLHGASILENCHNDSSKLGEMSQMQIYATAAKLFKCCALEYEARQEMAAAALAYKCMEVAYMRVVYCKNSSTNRDRHELQSTLHLASQGESPSSSASDVDNLNNQAAADRATLPRGTNSHVAINHVISARTRPSLIRLLDFTKDIHLSMEASRKCQSTFAAASVILEESRNKDCIASIRSVVDFSFQDVDELVRLVWTASKAISRAGLGGARD